The region GCGGTGGTGGAAACGGTGAGGCCGATCGCGACCAGGACGACCGCGGCGATCGTGGCGCCGACCTGCGGGATCAGGTCCAGGAAGCCGGTCATCACGGCCAGGACGATCGGGAACGGCAGGCCGAAGGCCCACGCCGACAGGCCCGCGACCGTCGCCGCGACGACCGAGATCGCGAGGTTGCCGAGCAGCGACGACGAGATCGCCCCGACCGACTCCTCCACGACCGGCCGCCAGCGCTGCTCGACCGGCGGGGTCGCGAAGCCGAACAGCCAGTCGGTGATCGTCGGGCGCTCCATCAGCAGGAACAGCGCCAGGAACGTCAGCGTCACGAGCGACAGCACGCCGCCGAAGACGCCGCCCGCGATCCCGAGGATCGTCGTGGCCGCGTCGGGCAGGCCCGCGGCGAGGTTCTTGAGCCCCTCCTTGATCTGGTCGTCGGCGCCCGCGGTCCCGATCCACTGCTGGAAGCCGTCGGTGTGCGTCAGCTTGTCCCAGTACGCGGGCAGCGTGTTGACGAACTCGACGATCTGATCCCACAGCGGCCCGGCGGTCAGCAGGACGAGGACGACCGCGGCGATGAAGATGCCGACGAACACCGTGAGCGCCGCGACCCCGCGCCTCCAGCCGCGCGCGACGAGCCTGGTGACCGGCGGGTCGAGGCCGAGCGCGACGATCCCCGCGACGAAGATCGACAGCAGCGTTCCGAGCGACACCAGCACGAGCGCGACCAGCGCGCAGAGCGCCAGCACGCCGAGGACCGTCCGGGCCGACACGCTGATCTCGACACGCTGTCTGGGCGGTCCGTGCTCCACATCGCGGAGCGTGCCCCCGCGCGGGGTGAGCGCAGTTCACCCAGTGCGGGTGATGCTCGGGTGCCCGTGTGCGCGGGAACCTCAGCGCCATCATGGCCTCCACCCCACACCCGGGCTCGCCCACCCCGCTGACCGCGACGCCGTCCGCGGCCGAGCGCAGGGCCAGCGCCGCGCGCACCTCGGACGTGCCGAACGGCTGGATCCTGTTCGCCGCCGTGACGCTGTTCATGAGCGGCGGGCTGACGATCCTGTTCGGGCTCGCCGCGTTGTTGAACGACAAGGTCGTCCAGGTCGGCGGAACCGGCGGTCCCGTCGTCTGGGACATCACCGCGTGGGGCTGGGTGCTGCTGATCGGCGGCATCGTCATGTCGCTCACCGGGATCGCGCTGGCGCTGCAGATGACCGTCGCGCGCTGGCTCGCCGTCGGCTTCGTGCTGCTGCACGCGATCCTGATGTTCGCGGTCGCCAGCGAGTTCCCGGTCTTCGCGGTGCTGGTGATCGCGCTCGACGTCGTCGTGCTGTTCCAGCTGACCGCGCAGTGGGGGCGGACGCGATGACGCCGCCCGCCGCCGCCGCCGCGCCGCCGGTGCGGCTGGTCAGGGACGACAAGCTGGTCGAGCTGCTGTCGCTGCTGCGCGACGCGGACTCGGTCGAGCTGAAGCTGACGGTCGACGTGCAGGCCCAGCGCAGGGCGGCCGAGGTCCTCGGCCTCGACCCGCTCGACGCGCAGATCCGGATGGTGCACTTCTTCGACACGCCCGACCTCGCGCTCGAGCAGGCCGGCGTCGTCGTCCGCGCCCGGCGCACGCAGGGCAAGCCGGACGACACGGTCGTCAAGCTGCGCCCGGTCGTCCCGGCCGAGCTGCCGGGCCGGCTGCGCAAGCTCCCGGAGTTCGTGGTCGAGGTCGACGCGATGGAGACCGGCTTCGTCTGCAGCGGCTCGATGAAGGGCCTGGCGCGCAGGCCGTGCGGGCCGCACCTGGCCGAGGGTGCGCCGCTGCGCAAGCTGTACACCAAGGAGCAGCGGGCGTTCTACGAGGACCACGCGCCGGAAGGCATCGGCCTTGACGACCTGCGCCTGCTCGGCCCGATCTTCGTGCTCAAGCTGAAGGGGATGACCGCCGGCTTCTCGCGCAAGCTGGTCGGCGAGATGTGGCTCTACCCGGACGGCTCGCGGATCGTCGAGCTGTCGACGAAGTGCGCGCCGAGCGAGGCCTTCCAGGTCGCGGCCGAGCTGCGCGGCTGGCTGGCCGAGCGCGGCGTCGCGCCCGCGAGGGGCGCGACCACCAAGACGCGCAAGGCGCTGTCGTTCTTCTCGAGGGCGTTGGAAGCGTGACCGATCAGGACTTCGCTGTCGTCGGCAGGGGCTCGTGGTGGGACGGCGCCGCCTACTGGGCGACGATCGCCGGCGTGTACCTGATGGTCGGCGGGTTGATGTTCTACTCGGGCAAGGAGAAGCTGTTCGACGAGAACGGCCACGCGCCCGCGGGGATCAAGAAGCAGTTCTCGACGTCGTTCCTGCACGTGTTCCCCGGGACCGACGCCGCGTGGGTGATCCTCGGGATCCTCGAGTTCCTGGTGTTCGTGGTCCTGGTCGTCAGCCTGCTGCGCGCGGAGTTCCTGCCGCACCGGCGCAAGTCGGCGATGATGGTGGCCTTGGCGATCGCGATGATCACGTTCGCCTGCCTGGCCTTCGGCCAGACCGCGACCGGCCAGTTCGAGGGCACCGCATCGTTGTACCAGTACTTCGGCGCGACGGCCGTGATCCTGATCCTCGTCACGATGCTGCCCCCGAACCGGTCGGACGCGTGGCTGACCGGAGGCCCGGGGCGTTAGACGGCTAGCGCTTGACCTTCAGGCGGACGTACGTCGTGATGACGTCGCCGCCGAGGCGGAGCTTGACCTTGATCTTGTGGGTGCCGCGGGTCGCGGTCCTGCCGACCTTCAGCGACAACTTGACCGTGCGCGAGGCGCCGGGCCTCGGCGCCGCGACGTCCTTGGCGTGCGTCGTGCCGCCGGCCAGGCGCAGCGCCTTCGGCGCGACGGCGGTCAGCGTCGCGGTGCCCTTCGGCGAGGCGACGGTGCCGTTGCGCAGGACGAACGCCAGCGCGGCGACGTGGCCGCGGCGCACCGAGGCGGCCGAGGCGCGGGAGACGGTCAGCGTGAAGATGCCGTTCCTGCCGTTGCTGCCGTCGGTGCCGTTGCGCCCGGCGGGGCCGGTCGCGCCGGTGTCGCCCTTGGCGCCGTTGGTGCCGTTCGTGCCCGGGTCGCCCTTGTCGCCCTTGACCGGCGTGGGGTCGACCACGTCGGCCTGCGCCGGGACCTGCGGGATCGTGAAGTCGTCGACCGGCTGGCCGGTCGGCAGCAGCCGGCCGACCTGGGCCGGGACCCTGGGGTCGGCGGACTCGTCCAGGACGTCGGTCCGGACGAACTTCGCCGAGATGCTGTCCTTGCCGAAGTTGAACAACAACACGGCAGGCATCGTCGACTGGCTCTGCGACCACGCGACCCACGGCTCGGCGTCGAGCAGGCCGTCGTAGTTCTTGCCGGTCGTGGACTGCTCCAGGTAGACCGTGCCCTTGCCGGGCGCGACGACCTTCGGCGACAGCTTCGGCTTGTCGGCGTTCCAGTCCGGGGTCGGGACCGCGTTGAGCGGGTAGCTGCGGACGTTGTGCGCGTCGTGGCCGGAGACGACGAACTCGACGCCGTACTTGTCCATCAACGGCATGATGTCGTCGCGGAACTCGGGGTCGGCGTACTCGGGGTAGACGCGGCTCGTCTTGGAGTGGAACGGCGGCTGGTGCATCACGACGACCTGGAAGCGCGTGCGCCTGACGGCCGCCGCGAGGTCCTGGTCGAGCCACTGCAGCTCGTGCTGCCAGTAGGCCGGGAAGGCCGCGGGGTGCACGCCGGGGCTCGCCTCCAGGACCGTCCAGTGGACACCCTCGTAGTCATAGGAGTACGAGCGGTCCTCCTGGCCGGTTGGGCCGTTGTCCGGGTTCGGGAAGTGCGCGTAGTACAGCGGCGACGCCGTGCCGGCCTGAGCGGTGTTCTTGTACTCGTGGTCACCCAAGGCGGACATGAACGGAACCGACCCCATCAACTTGAGCGCGTTGCTGTTGTCGGGGACCGCGTTGCCGGAGTACGTGTACGTGCCCTGCAGCAGGCGGTCGTACATGCTCTCCATCGTGCCGTCGTTCATGTTGTCGCCGGAGGAGACGACGAACGCCGGGCGCGTGGGCTGGTTGTAGACCACGCCGTCGGCCG is a window of Conexibacter woesei Iso977N DNA encoding:
- a CDS encoding DUF7144 family membrane protein produces the protein MASTPHPGSPTPLTATPSAAERRASAARTSDVPNGWILFAAVTLFMSGGLTILFGLAALLNDKVVQVGGTGGPVVWDITAWGWVLLIGGIVMSLTGIALALQMTVARWLAVGFVLLHAILMFAVASEFPVFAVLVIALDVVVLFQLTAQWGRTR
- a CDS encoding AI-2E family transporter, translated to MSARTVLGVLALCALVALVLVSLGTLLSIFVAGIVALGLDPPVTRLVARGWRRGVAALTVFVGIFIAAVVLVLLTAGPLWDQIVEFVNTLPAYWDKLTHTDGFQQWIGTAGADDQIKEGLKNLAAGLPDAATTILGIAGGVFGGVLSLVTLTFLALFLLMERPTITDWLFGFATPPVEQRWRPVVEESVGAISSSLLGNLAISVVAATVAGLSAWAFGLPFPIVLAVMTGFLDLIPQVGATIAAVVLVAIGLTVSTTAGVAMLVIQLIYQQLENYVVYPIVYRRAVELSAFTTIVAVLIASSILGVVGAILAVPFAAVIKILLREAGRPRREQMAALREQSERAPPAPTATPEPAPPALAEVRPSPARPS
- a CDS encoding adenylate cyclase; the encoded protein is MTPPAAAAAPPVRLVRDDKLVELLSLLRDADSVELKLTVDVQAQRRAAEVLGLDPLDAQIRMVHFFDTPDLALEQAGVVVRARRTQGKPDDTVVKLRPVVPAELPGRLRKLPEFVVEVDAMETGFVCSGSMKGLARRPCGPHLAEGAPLRKLYTKEQRAFYEDHAPEGIGLDDLRLLGPIFVLKLKGMTAGFSRKLVGEMWLYPDGSRIVELSTKCAPSEAFQVAAELRGWLAERGVAPARGATTKTRKALSFFSRALEA
- a CDS encoding metallophosphoesterase — its product is MVPQFPRRGRLLLAATTVAAALSPAAANAAIVDAHLALTGDAATTMTVTFNENAADVTTNATAYARPAGGSGGAAACVTATPAPADCIVLPLGRHDAEGIDNNAGPFYTFFTGTFTGLTPNTSYDWFVADTQTPAGYVPGTFRTAHSGDAEYTAATYGEVHVDDGDDVVNFGARAARDYSIQGVVGATAADGVVYNQPTRPAFVVSSGDNMNDGTMESMYDRLLQGTYTYSGNAVPDNSNALKLMGSVPFMSALGDHEYKNTAQAGTASPLYYAHFPNPDNGPTGQEDRSYSYDYEGVHWTVLEASPGVHPAAFPAYWQHELQWLDQDLAAAVRRTRFQVVVMHQPPFHSKTSRVYPEYADPEFRDDIMPLMDKYGVEFVVSGHDAHNVRSYPLNAVPTPDWNADKPKLSPKVVAPGKGTVYLEQSTTGKNYDGLLDAEPWVAWSQSQSTMPAVLLFNFGKDSISAKFVRTDVLDESADPRVPAQVGRLLPTGQPVDDFTIPQVPAQADVVDPTPVKGDKGDPGTNGTNGAKGDTGATGPAGRNGTDGSNGRNGIFTLTVSRASAASVRRGHVAALAFVLRNGTVASPKGTATLTAVAPKALRLAGGTTHAKDVAAPRPGASRTVKLSLKVGRTATRGTHKIKVKLRLGGDVITTYVRLKVKR